One window from the genome of Rufibacter tibetensis encodes:
- a CDS encoding DUF1456 family protein has translation MTNNDIMKKLRVALQLRDDDIIDILKLVDFNVTKSELGAIFRKEDHANYKPCGDQLLRNFLNGLVIHMRGTPEEKKPATPAAPARKPMSYPPRKK, from the coding sequence ATGACCAACAACGATATCATGAAGAAACTGCGCGTGGCGCTTCAGCTCCGGGACGATGACATCATCGATATCCTGAAGCTGGTGGATTTTAACGTTACCAAAAGTGAATTGGGAGCTATTTTCCGGAAAGAAGATCACGCCAACTACAAACCCTGCGGCGACCAACTCCTGCGTAATTTCCTGAATGGCTTGGTCATTCACATGCGCGGCACCCCTGAAGAAAAGAAACCAGCCACTCCTGCTGCCCCAGCCAGAAAGCCCATGTCGTACCCTCCCCGTAAAAAATAA
- a CDS encoding outer membrane protein assembly factor BamB family protein, protein MKKITLLLLFCLWLCAWHTSVAQSFRFAFVTDTHIGSPNGVAEEDLERTIADINSQEGIDFVLLTGDITEMGTDAELKKAKEIISKLKVPYYIVPGNHDTGWSESGGVSFIREFGYDKFVFEHKGLKFIGCASGPYVRMSDGHIPRDATVWLDSVLAKTPKNQPIVFVNHYPLDNGLDNWYDAIDRLKQYNTQFSICGHGHQNRVADSEGLQATMGRSNLRAKDEVGGYNLVEMRQDSALFSERNPGVGTKPVWRRIALGNRSYADGKTYPRPSFAINDQYASTKKAWSYHSDANVISTPVNSHGLVIFGNSVGKVEALKEKDGTRAWEFKTGGGIFSSPAVFKDKVIFGSGDGHIYALKAKTGKLAWKTKTGASVLGSPLIEKGIVYIGGSDGKFRALEAATGKQVWEFAGLDGAVVSTPLSYEGKIIFGAWDRHLYALNQKDGTLAWKWNNGSPNRMFSPAMVIPVAHDGVVYIVAPDRFITALDSNTGQALWRSKEATVRESIGMSKDKKLVYGKTMQDEVVAFETNKAAPKLAWRLNAGFGYEHVPSMLIEKDGAVFFGTKSGVVYSINPLTHKVNWAHKIDNSMVNTVNVLPKRRVIAATMDGKVEMLTY, encoded by the coding sequence ATGAAAAAGATAACCCTTCTTCTCCTCTTTTGCCTGTGGCTGTGCGCGTGGCACACCTCGGTGGCTCAATCGTTCAGGTTTGCGTTTGTCACTGACACCCACATTGGCTCTCCTAACGGCGTGGCCGAAGAAGACCTGGAGCGTACCATCGCTGATATCAACAGCCAGGAAGGCATTGACTTTGTGCTGCTCACCGGAGACATCACCGAAATGGGTACTGATGCCGAACTGAAAAAAGCCAAAGAGATCATCAGCAAGCTGAAGGTGCCTTACTACATAGTGCCCGGCAACCATGATACGGGCTGGTCTGAATCGGGTGGAGTAAGTTTCATCAGGGAGTTTGGGTATGACAAATTCGTGTTTGAGCACAAAGGCCTGAAGTTTATTGGGTGTGCCTCTGGCCCCTATGTGCGCATGTCAGACGGCCATATTCCGCGTGACGCCACGGTTTGGTTAGACAGTGTTTTGGCCAAAACACCCAAAAATCAGCCCATTGTGTTTGTGAACCACTACCCGCTGGACAACGGCCTGGACAACTGGTATGACGCCATTGACCGCCTGAAGCAATACAACACGCAATTCTCCATCTGCGGGCACGGTCACCAAAACCGGGTTGCTGATTCTGAAGGCCTGCAAGCTACCATGGGGCGTTCTAACCTCAGGGCCAAAGATGAAGTGGGTGGCTATAACCTGGTAGAGATGCGGCAAGATTCGGCGCTGTTTTCAGAGCGGAATCCGGGAGTAGGCACCAAACCCGTGTGGCGCAGAATCGCGTTAGGCAACCGCTCTTACGCTGACGGTAAAACTTACCCACGTCCATCCTTTGCCATCAATGACCAGTATGCCTCTACCAAAAAAGCCTGGAGCTACCACTCAGATGCAAATGTGATCTCTACTCCGGTGAACAGCCATGGGCTGGTGATCTTCGGGAACAGCGTGGGCAAGGTAGAAGCTTTGAAGGAAAAAGACGGCACTAGGGCTTGGGAATTTAAGACAGGCGGTGGCATTTTCTCGTCCCCTGCCGTTTTCAAGGACAAAGTTATTTTTGGCTCAGGTGACGGGCACATTTACGCCTTGAAAGCCAAAACTGGCAAACTTGCCTGGAAAACAAAAACCGGCGCTTCGGTACTCGGATCACCGTTGATAGAGAAAGGCATTGTGTACATTGGCGGCAGTGACGGGAAGTTCAGAGCCCTGGAAGCAGCCACCGGAAAACAGGTATGGGAATTTGCCGGTCTGGACGGAGCCGTAGTAAGCACCCCTTTGTCATATGAAGGTAAAATCATCTTTGGTGCCTGGGACCGACACCTGTATGCCTTAAACCAGAAAGACGGAACACTGGCCTGGAAGTGGAACAATGGCTCACCCAACCGCATGTTCTCTCCTGCCATGGTTATCCCGGTAGCGCATGATGGTGTGGTCTACATTGTGGCGCCAGACCGGTTCATCACCGCCTTGGATAGCAACACCGGCCAAGCTTTGTGGCGCAGCAAAGAAGCTACCGTGCGTGAGTCCATCGGGATGTCCAAAGACAAAAAGCTGGTGTACGGCAAAACCATGCAGGACGAAGTAGTGGCTTTTGAAACCAATAAAGCTGCTCCTAAACTGGCCTGGCGCCTAAATGCCGGTTTTGGGTACGAACATGTGCCGTCTATGCTCATTGAAAAAGACGGAGCGGTGTTCTTCGGGACCAAGAGCGGCGTGGTGTACAGCATCAATCCCCTAACGCATAAAGTAAACTGGGCCCACAAGATTGACAACTCCATGGTAAACACCGTTAACGTGCTGCCCAAACGCAGGGTAATTGCCGCCACTATGGACGGCAAAGTAGAAATGCTGACCTACTAA
- a CDS encoding YciI family protein, with amino-acid sequence MPQFLITALDYTDDQALDRRMAARPYHLDMVKKLKANGNFILGGAMLSPEEKMKGSTMVVEFDNEEEIQQWFAQEPYLLQKVWEKVEITPFKVAVV; translated from the coding sequence GTGCCACAATTTCTTATTACTGCCCTGGATTATACCGATGACCAAGCCCTGGACCGCCGCATGGCTGCCCGGCCCTACCACTTAGATATGGTGAAAAAGTTGAAAGCCAATGGTAACTTTATTTTGGGAGGCGCAATGCTAAGCCCCGAAGAAAAAATGAAGGGTTCCACGATGGTGGTGGAGTTTGATAACGAAGAAGAAATACAACAGTGGTTTGCTCAGGAGCCTTACTTGTTACAGAAAGTATGGGAGAAGGTGGAGATTACTCCTTTTAAAGTAGCTGTTGTATAG